The DNA window atctctgtctttctctctagactctctctctccctcctcaaATCCCTGTCTTTTTCAACCTCTTTTGTTCGCTTCTGTCTCTCCCCTCGTTCTATATGCAATAATAACACTCCAGAAGAACCTCTCAGCTCCCAGAGAATCGAAATCACACCTCCACCTCTGGTACCGCAAACCCAGCACAGCCACCAAAAACCCAGTAACTCCAGCTGCATTTCCTCACCTGGGTATCTCTCAAAACCCCAAAATGGACCAGAAAACTCCTCTGCAAGCCCTACCGGAAGCCTCCCCAAAACCCAGCAAGAAAAGCTTCGTCACGTCCCTAATGTCCCCCCGCACCCCCTCCTTCCATGAAGACACCTACTTCGTCTCCAACCTCAAATCCTCCGAAAAGAAATCCCTCCAAGAACTCAAAGACAAGCTCGCCGTCTCGGACTCCTCCTCCGCCGCCATGTGGGGCATTCCCCTTCTGGGAAACGACGAAAAGGCCGACGTCGTCCTCCTTAAGTTCCTCCGCGCCAGGGACTTCCGCGTCCCCGACACTTTCACCATGCTTACCAAATGCCTGGCGTGGCGGAAGGAGTTCGGCGCCGACGGCGTCGTGGAGGAGGACTTGGGGTTCAAGGAGCTGGAGGGGGTGGTGGCGTACATGCACGGATTCGACAAACAGGGGCACCCTGTTTGCTACAACGCCTATGGAGTTTTTAAAGATAAGGAAATGTATGAGAGGATTTTCGGGGACGATGAGAAGCTGAAGAAGTTTCTGAGGTGGAGAGTGCAGGTTCTTGAGAGGGGGATCAATGCCCTGCACTTTAAGCCAGGCGGGATCAACTCGCTAATTCAGGTGACTGATCTGAAGGACATGCCTAAAAGGGAGCTCAGGGTTGCTTCCAACCAGATCCTCTCTCTGTTTCAGGACAACTATCCTGAAATGGTTGCAAGAAAGGTAATTTGATTAATGTCTTAATTGTTTTCTACTGGGTTTTTTATTTGGCTTAGTGGACTGTAATTTTTGAGGTAATTCTCAAGTTTACTTACTTGCTAACttaattgttcaaaattttaattgatttttattgGGGTTTTGGTTTGATTTACTGGGATGTAATTTTTCGAGGTAATTCTGATGTGGGTTTTACTTGCTTCCTCACTTGATGtaacaaaattttaattgatttcttgTGTGTTTGTAGTTTGATCTGTTGGGATGTATGTAATTCTGATCTGGGTTTTCGATTTGAATTGGACTAGTTTTTGAGCTAATTGGGGGTTTTCTTCCAGATTTTCATCAATGTGCCGTGGTACTTCAGTGTTTTGTATTCTATGTTCAGCCCATTTCTGACTCAGAGGACAAAGAGCAAGTTTGTGATAGCCAAGGAAGGAAATGTTGCAGAAACACTATACAAGTGAGTCTCCTTGTCATCGAACCCGTTTCTGCGAAGGCGTTATTGTTTCTGAACCggttttttattccttcgcCAGTTTTCCGTTTGTGTTTGGGGTTTTGAAACAGTTTCTTCTCTTCTGTACTCTGTACAATTAATGGCTACTTACTAGAAATAGGTGTTTGTTGTTCTGAAACAGGTTCATAAGGCCCGAGGATGTTCCGGTTCAGTACGGAGGCCTGAGTCGACCGAGTGATGCACAAAACGGCCCCCCTAAACCAGCTTCCGAGTTCACTGTCAAAGGAGGAGAGAAAGTGAACATACAGATTGAGGGGATTGAGGTTCATAAATCTTCTGCATTATTGTTACAACCCTTCATTTTAAGCTCTATAAATTAGCGATTTAAACGCGATTAATGTTTGTTAATTTTTCGTATGTTGGTGTTGAAATTGATTAGGCTGATGCAACAATCACATGGGACATAGTAGTGGGAGGGTGGGACTTGGAGTACACTGCAGAGTTCGTGCCTAGTGCAGAAGGCAGCTACACTATCCAAGTGGAGAAGCCAAGAAAAGTGATGCCCTCTGAAGAAGCAATCCACAGCTCCTTTACTCCCAGTGAAGCAGGAAAGATGGTTTTCTCAGTTGACAACTCTGGCTCCCGCCGGAAAAAAGTAGCTGCCTATCGCTACATTGTCTGCAAATCTGCTCCTGTTTAGAGCCAAATCAACAACTGGGAGGGGCATAATTAGTTATAAACTCGTAGTAAGGTTTTTGCTTTTGCATCTTGCTTTCTGTGTCCTTTTTCGAGGGGTTTAGGTTGTGAACCCTGTTTTTAGTCTGCTTGAGAGTACTAGTAGTGTAATCTATAAAAAGGATGGCATGATATATATCGTTTAATATAGAGGAAAACATATCTATTGACTTTGGTTTGATACCACTCTCAATTTTTATTTGTGGGTTTGGGCGAGTGGCTTTAAAGATCCACGGAACTTGAGCTAAATTCGCTGCAGCTAGAATTGAATGCGAAAAGTATGGAAAAACATCTTGTAATGTATTCAACCAGAAAATAGGCGGCAGCTCTGtatatcttttatttttatttttatggcgGTATCATTCCCAGATCCATCATGCAACAACTATTGCTTTATTTCATAGGAATCTCCTGTCACCTTTCTTTTGATATTTCAGGCCAATCAGTCTTTGTAACTTTTAGTTACAAGGCGATCAAGAAGATCCTATCCAAAAGGCTCAGTCGACTTCTTACTGTCAAGTTTTAAAGAGATCTTTTGGGACCAAATACAATGGCGTAGCTAGGAATTATTCGATGGGTGGGCTAAGTTAAAATTATTACTATGAAATCAATTTTTCAATCTTTTGTTGCCTACATAAAGTTATATAATAGTAAACCTGAAAGTAACAATTGAAGCAAGAAATTTATACTATGTTTTCTTAAGCTTCTAGCCTCAAAACTTTCAAGTGAATAAAATAAGGAACCATTTCTAGTATGGAAGTTTTGACTTATTActtttaaattataatattgGTTAAAGTGATGAATTTATTTAACATTTATTAGCCCTTATTTTACTCAAAAGTAACCTtaagattcaaaattttcatttcccaagtagaatatgacaattaaaaattataacatAACCAAAAGattaatatttttaaacttaaaGAACCAAAACTCTCCCTATGCTATAGCCTAGGGGAGCCTTGTACTTGGCTCCGCCATTGACCAAATAGGAGCTGATTTGATTGGTCGAAAGAGAGATTTTCTCTGCAGTTTGAATTCGAACTGCAAAGATTATGATAGTAAGAAGTCGACTCAGCCTTTCCTAACCTTTCCAAAAGCCTGAGTCGACTTCTTACCATCATAATCTCTAAAGAgccactaaaataactagataGAGTTACTTGAAATTGCCTATGTGCAAATTATTGGAGAGAACTTTCAAATGAAAAATTGATAGGTGTCTTCTTGGAAGTCCTTTATCTAGTGTGTTTGCGGTGCGTTTGTAATGTTCGAGTTGCGGCTTTCTAGGTCATGAGTTGGTAATGCTCTTGTATATTTTTAAAAGCCGAGTCAAAAGTTTCATGAGAACTTTCAAGTCGTTCATTCAAACGCAGCATTAAGTTTGTCTACCTGCATCGAAGAAGatggcattttt is part of the Malus domestica chromosome 12, GDT2T_hap1 genome and encodes:
- the LOC103450707 gene encoding patellin-6-like, giving the protein MDQKTPLQALPEASPKPSKKSFVTSLMSPRTPSFHEDTYFVSNLKSSEKKSLQELKDKLAVSDSSSAAMWGIPLLGNDEKADVVLLKFLRARDFRVPDTFTMLTKCLAWRKEFGADGVVEEDLGFKELEGVVAYMHGFDKQGHPVCYNAYGVFKDKEMYERIFGDDEKLKKFLRWRVQVLERGINALHFKPGGINSLIQVTDLKDMPKRELRVASNQILSLFQDNYPEMVARKIFINVPWYFSVLYSMFSPFLTQRTKSKFVIAKEGNVAETLYKFIRPEDVPVQYGGLSRPSDAQNGPPKPASEFTVKGGEKVNIQIEGIEADATITWDIVVGGWDLEYTAEFVPSAEGSYTIQVEKPRKVMPSEEAIHSSFTPSEAGKMVFSVDNSGSRRKKVAAYRYIVCKSAPV